From the Natrarchaeobaculum aegyptiacum genome, one window contains:
- a CDS encoding Lrp/AsnC family transcriptional regulator, with protein MVTAFVMIKANTGEADRLRTDIEDIEGVESAYIVAGDVDLIAKARVDTPAAVKEIAATRIQEVEGIEDTQTYIAMD; from the coding sequence ATGGTTACGGCATTCGTCATGATCAAAGCGAACACGGGAGAGGCGGACCGCTTGCGAACCGATATCGAGGACATCGAGGGCGTCGAATCCGCGTACATCGTCGCTGGCGACGTCGACCTCATCGCCAAAGCGCGCGTCGATACGCCGGCGGCGGTCAAAGAGATCGCCGCCACGCGAATTCAGGAGGTCGAGGGGATCGAGGACACCCAGACCTACATCGCGATGGACTAG
- a CDS encoding Lrp/AsnC ligand binding domain-containing protein, with amino-acid sequence MVHAFVMVKTAAGKSEGLLESIRDLEAVGDAHIVAGNYDIIAEVDAPEIYDVLQAASTSIQGLEGVTDTKTYIAMD; translated from the coding sequence ATGGTTCACGCGTTCGTCATGGTGAAGACGGCAGCCGGGAAATCCGAGGGTCTGCTCGAGTCGATCCGCGACCTCGAGGCGGTCGGCGACGCCCACATCGTCGCGGGAAATTACGACATTATCGCCGAGGTAGACGCGCCCGAGATCTACGACGTCTTGCAGGCTGCCTCGACGAGTATCCAGGGACTCGAGGGCGTGACGGACACGAAAACGTACATCGCGATGGATTGA
- the tmk gene encoding dTMP kinase, giving the protein MLVTLEGLDGSGKTTVREALRERYPEATFTREPTDDSWYGDAVYRSIGDDEADPLAELFLYTADHADHLSRVIEPALERGDLVISDRYADSRYAYQGATLEGFDRLDVDDPLAYVRELHAPFTIDPDLTIYLDVDPAVAAERAGATNKFERAEYLESVHRNYERLLAAEPDRFVRIDAGQETDTVLADVVDALAEHRENGAD; this is encoded by the coding sequence ATGCTGGTCACGCTCGAGGGGCTGGACGGCAGCGGCAAGACGACGGTCCGGGAGGCACTCCGGGAGCGGTATCCCGAGGCGACGTTCACGCGCGAACCGACCGACGACTCCTGGTACGGGGATGCCGTCTACCGGTCGATCGGTGACGACGAGGCCGATCCGCTGGCGGAACTCTTCCTCTACACCGCCGACCACGCCGACCACCTCTCGCGCGTAATCGAACCCGCACTCGAGCGCGGCGACCTCGTAATTTCCGACCGGTACGCAGACTCCCGGTACGCCTATCAGGGCGCCACTCTCGAGGGATTCGACCGTCTGGACGTCGACGACCCGCTCGCGTACGTTCGTGAGCTCCACGCGCCGTTTACGATCGATCCCGATCTGACGATCTACCTCGACGTCGATCCCGCCGTCGCGGCCGAGCGCGCGGGCGCAACCAACAAGTTCGAACGGGCCGAGTACCTCGAGTCGGTCCACCGGAACTACGAGCGGTTGCTCGCGGCTGAACCGGACCGATTCGTCCGGATCGACGCGGGTCAGGAAACCGATACCGTGCTCGCCGACGTAGTGGACGCGCTCGCCGAGCACCGCGAGAACGGGGCTGACTGA
- a CDS encoding potassium channel family protein: protein MRFVIIGAGRVGLRAGRVLREEGHDVTLVECAERRVRRARNESFTVIDGDGSREEVLEAAGVESADAVGALTSDINVNFTASMIANHHGCRTVMRIDEAYREEIYRKYADEVDEVIYPERLGAIGAKNALLGGTIRAIADVAPNLQIVELTIRNEAPVNGYTMGELELPANARILAFGKRDQPLEIPTEDESLEKGDRLVVLAAFEELSNVRQLLVGESPTEAIANAGKAGTGTGGVN, encoded by the coding sequence ATGCGGTTCGTGATCATCGGGGCCGGACGGGTCGGGCTGCGCGCTGGACGCGTCCTCCGTGAGGAAGGACACGACGTGACGCTCGTCGAGTGTGCGGAGAGACGAGTCAGGCGGGCCCGGAACGAATCGTTCACCGTCATCGACGGGGACGGCTCCCGGGAGGAAGTACTCGAGGCGGCTGGCGTCGAGTCGGCTGACGCAGTCGGGGCGCTGACAAGTGACATCAACGTCAACTTCACCGCCAGCATGATCGCCAACCACCATGGCTGTCGAACGGTCATGCGCATCGACGAGGCCTACCGGGAGGAGATCTATCGCAAGTACGCAGACGAGGTCGACGAGGTGATCTATCCCGAGCGTCTCGGCGCGATCGGTGCCAAGAACGCGCTCCTCGGCGGGACCATTCGTGCCATCGCCGACGTCGCACCGAACCTCCAGATCGTCGAACTGACGATCAGGAACGAGGCCCCGGTCAACGGCTACACGATGGGCGAACTCGAACTCCCCGCCAACGCGCGGATTCTCGCGTTCGGCAAACGGGATCAGCCCCTCGAGATACCCACCGAGGACGAATCACTCGAGAAGGGTGATCGACTGGTCGTCCTCGCGGCGTTCGAGGAGTTGAGCAACGTCCGGCAGTTACTCGTCGGCGAGTCGCCGACGGAAGCGATCGCGAACGCGGGGAAGGCAGGAACCGGAACGGGAGGTGTCAACTGA
- a CDS encoding DUF5813 family protein has translation MSDSDLPHAVERELETHDAFERTDDEFGLETTVFEATVGASEAEGKRDGVFTVTVTMPSLGGATVDEVAPIVETDWVETFERRLEDVFTVAHTSSHEEPRLEHEDDAVTVTLEYVAWDAREGVEDAKALIEFVEGTYAQGIIPGYEYRGEAAALLESAQRRGQDAADGERGGMPM, from the coding sequence ATGAGTGATTCTGACCTCCCCCACGCCGTCGAGCGCGAACTCGAAACCCACGACGCGTTCGAGCGGACCGACGACGAGTTCGGCCTCGAGACGACCGTCTTCGAGGCGACAGTTGGAGCGAGCGAGGCCGAAGGGAAGCGCGACGGCGTCTTCACGGTCACCGTGACGATGCCGAGCCTCGGTGGGGCGACGGTCGACGAGGTCGCCCCCATCGTCGAAACCGACTGGGTCGAGACGTTCGAGCGCCGCCTCGAGGACGTCTTCACCGTCGCCCACACGAGCAGTCACGAGGAGCCGCGACTCGAGCACGAAGACGATGCGGTGACCGTCACCCTCGAGTACGTCGCCTGGGATGCACGGGAGGGCGTCGAGGACGCCAAGGCCCTGATCGAGTTCGTCGAAGGGACCTATGCACAGGGGATCATCCCCGGCTACGAGTATCGAGGCGAGGCCGCCGCGTTGCTCGAGAGCGCCCAGCGTCGCGGACAGGACGCAGCCGATGGTGAGCGTGGCGGGATGCCGATGTGA
- a CDS encoding complex I NDUFA9 subunit family protein → MKVLVAGGTGFIGTNLCAELAERGHDVTALSRNPGQSGLPAGVDTAVGDVNAYDSITDTVAAHDAVVNLVSLSPLFQPPSGLDHETVHLGGTENLVRAAEAGDTDRFVQMSGLDADPNAPTAFLRAKGRAEEEVQASSLEWTIFRPSVVFGDGAEFVEFTKTLTTPYLTGLPGGGDTRFQPIWVGDLAPMLADALEDDGHVGEIYEVAGPEVLTLADVTELAYEAEGRSVTVLPIPMALAKVGLTVVDPVPIVPFGADQGRSLQVDNTVATNDVTAFDRTESELLTLPEYLGLTGRRPK, encoded by the coding sequence ATGAAGGTCCTCGTCGCTGGCGGTACCGGCTTCATCGGGACGAACCTGTGTGCGGAACTGGCCGAACGCGGCCACGACGTTACGGCGCTCTCACGCAACCCTGGCCAGAGCGGACTCCCTGCAGGTGTCGACACGGCCGTGGGCGACGTCAACGCCTACGACTCGATCACCGACACCGTCGCCGCACACGACGCAGTCGTCAATCTCGTTTCCCTCTCGCCGCTGTTCCAGCCACCGAGTGGGCTCGATCACGAGACGGTTCACCTCGGGGGAACGGAGAACCTCGTCCGTGCCGCCGAAGCCGGCGATACGGATCGATTCGTCCAGATGAGTGGCCTCGACGCAGATCCCAACGCCCCCACCGCGTTCCTTCGCGCGAAGGGGCGCGCCGAGGAGGAAGTCCAGGCGTCGAGCCTCGAGTGGACGATCTTCCGGCCGTCGGTCGTCTTCGGCGACGGTGCGGAGTTCGTCGAGTTCACGAAGACGTTGACGACGCCGTACCTGACCGGCCTCCCGGGCGGCGGTGACACCCGATTCCAGCCGATCTGGGTGGGTGATCTCGCACCGATGCTCGCGGATGCACTCGAGGACGACGGCCACGTCGGCGAAATCTACGAGGTCGCCGGTCCCGAGGTGCTGACGCTCGCAGACGTGACGGAACTCGCCTACGAAGCAGAGGGCCGATCGGTCACGGTCCTTCCGATTCCGATGGCGCTGGCGAAGGTCGGCCTGACGGTGGTCGATCCCGTTCCGATCGTCCCGTTCGGTGCGGACCAGGGCCGCTCGCTGCAGGTTGACAACACCGTCGCGACAAACGACGTGACGGCCTTCGACCGTACGGAGTCAGAACTGCTGACACTCCCGGAATACCTCGGTCTCACCGGTCGACGGCCAAAATAG